A genomic segment from Maniola jurtina chromosome 9, ilManJurt1.1, whole genome shotgun sequence encodes:
- the LOC123868555 gene encoding cytochrome c oxidase assembly factor 3, mitochondrial, with protein MGNTNLKPKISTGAQDPVLKQAELDYMKIIEQKNRERVQKLQQISRRNRITGFAIGAGVFSIYLYSIFAVKQETFLDDFNEPVKVQQ; from the coding sequence ATGGGAAACACTAATTTGAAGCCAAAAATTAGCACTGGAGCACAAGATCCCGTGCTCAAGCAGGCAGAACTCGATTACATGAAAATTATTGAGCAGAAAAACCGCGAACGCGTACAGAAATTACAACAGATTTCCCGAAGAAACAGAATCACTGGTTTCGCGATCGGCGCTGGTGTATTCAGTATTTACTTGTATTCTATATTCGCCGTGAAGCAGGAGACGTTCCTTGACGATTTCAACGAGCCCGTGAAAGTGCAACAATAA
- the LOC123868544 gene encoding dimethyladenosine transferase 1, mitochondrial encodes MATARALQVRLPPLPSIKDIIRLYKLRALRELSQNFLMEPRLIDKIVRAAGNIENNVVCEVGPGPGGITRSIIQQAPRKLILIEKDPRFIPTLELLADACRGKVDVDIITGDILKTDVSHFFPKDVKREWTDPPPPINLIGNLPFSVSTILMIRWLEMISKKEGAWAFGRTRMTLTFQKEVAERMSAGIMDKQRCRLSVMCQNWCNVKYKFNIPGHAFLPKPEVDVGVVTLTPLKQPIISLPFKMVEKVARQIFSMRQKYSIRGCQTLFPEEVREEMALRMYKMAEIDPVTRPFQIANGEFNRLCEAYNEIIKKYPELENYDYRAPKKKVDVNLEEAKV; translated from the coding sequence ATGGCCACGGCTAGAGCTTTACAAGTTAGATTGCCTCCCTTACCAAGTATTAAAGATATAATCAGATTGTACAAACTACGCGCTCTTAGGGAACTATCGCAGAACTTTTTAATGGAACCACGATTAATCGATAAAATAGTACGCGCCGCTGGgaatatagaaaataatgtaGTTTGTGAAGTGGGACCGGGTCCAGGGGGCATTACAAGGTCGATAATTCAACAGGCGCCACGGAAACTTATTCTGATAGAGAAAGATCCTCGCTTCATACCCACATTAGAGCTTTTGGCAGACGCATGCAGGGGAAAGGTAGATGTAGATATCATAACTGGCGATATTCTCAAAACTGATGTTTCACACTTCTTCCCTAAAGATGTTAAACGAGAATGGACTGATCCCCCACCTCCCATCAATTTAATTGGCAACCTACCATTTAGTGTGTCCACAATATTGATGATAAGATGGCTCGAGATGATTTCTAAAAAAGAAGGTGCGTGGGCCTTTGGTCGCACAAGAATGACATTAACTTTTCAAAAAGAAGTAGCAGAAAGGATGTCAGCCGGGATAATGGATAAACAGAGATGTAGACTATCCGTCATGTGTCAGAATTGGTGCAACGTTAAGTATAAGTTCAATATCCCAGGCCATGCCTTTCTTCCTAAACCAGAAGTTGATGTGGGTGTAGTAACACTAACCCCTTTAAAACAACCCATAATAAGTCTACCTTTTAAAATGGTTGAAAAGGTTGCCCGACAGATATTTTCTATGCGACAGAAGTATTCCATCCGAGGTTGCCAGACTTTATTCCCTGAAGAAGTTAGAGAAGAAATGGCACTCAGAATGTATAAGATGGCAGAAATAGACCCCGTCACAAGACCCTTCCAAATTGCAAATGGAGAATTCAATCGCTTATGTGAAGCTTACAATGAAATAATCAAGAAGTATCCTGAACTTGAGAACTATGATTATAGGGCTCCTAAGAAAAAAGTTGATGTTAATTTAGAAGAggcaaaagtttaa